A section of the Marinoscillum sp. 108 genome encodes:
- a CDS encoding RagB/SusD family nutrient uptake outer membrane protein, protein MRAFTRIFQIIILTAAVSGCADFLEEDMQGTYSNSTFYKTGDHAELALTGVYNITSFSNTNNNLWVFGDVASDDAVKGGLAGDQNDIQFIEEFTYQPSNSYLENLWRHYYEGITRANYLLGSLPGIEMDADRKEVIKGEALFLRSYFYFHLVNIYGDIPLKLKPPVTKDQVHVPLSTVSAIYAQLDSDLEVAATLLPVKNDVGRVSKGGALGLLAKIRLFQEDYEGALEAIADIEDLGIYELQAVYRDNFTLGNQDNKESLFEVQHLSGASPKLGSVLNQYFAPQAEGGYYFNSPTQDFVDDFEKTTAEVVDPRLDYSVGRAGQTWLNGEPFDPTWSSTGYIVKKHLQPLSEVPKGTKGDGGLNYVFMRYAEVLLMKAEALNESASPAQALVPLNAVRKRARESYLYDETLAGFGSVPAGLLPDVVTTDRSQVREAIRHERRVELGLEFHRYYDLMRYGKSVAEAALSDTDFNYESNRYFTIPLSETDINQSIN, encoded by the coding sequence ATGAGAGCATTCACAAGAATATTTCAAATAATTATCCTCACAGCAGCCGTTTCTGGATGCGCTGATTTTCTGGAAGAGGACATGCAGGGCACCTATTCCAATAGTACCTTTTACAAGACTGGCGATCATGCGGAGTTGGCCCTTACGGGTGTTTACAACATCACTTCCTTTTCAAATACCAACAACAACTTATGGGTGTTTGGAGATGTGGCATCTGACGATGCAGTGAAAGGGGGATTAGCGGGTGACCAAAATGACATTCAGTTTATTGAAGAGTTCACTTATCAGCCGAGCAATTCCTATTTGGAAAACCTATGGCGACATTACTATGAGGGCATTACCCGGGCCAATTACTTACTGGGAAGTTTGCCCGGCATAGAGATGGATGCGGACCGCAAGGAGGTCATTAAAGGTGAAGCACTATTTCTAAGGTCTTATTTTTATTTCCACCTGGTGAATATTTACGGTGACATTCCCTTGAAGCTAAAACCGCCGGTCACCAAGGATCAGGTACACGTACCACTTAGTACGGTTTCTGCGATTTACGCACAACTTGATAGTGACCTGGAGGTGGCCGCCACATTGCTCCCGGTGAAAAATGATGTGGGACGAGTATCCAAAGGAGGCGCCTTGGGCTTGCTGGCCAAGATAAGACTGTTTCAGGAAGATTATGAAGGTGCTTTAGAGGCTATCGCCGATATTGAAGATCTGGGAATCTATGAGTTGCAAGCCGTTTATAGAGACAATTTCACTTTAGGAAATCAGGACAACAAAGAATCACTTTTCGAGGTACAGCACCTCTCAGGTGCCTCCCCAAAATTAGGTTCGGTTTTGAACCAATATTTTGCCCCACAGGCTGAAGGCGGATACTATTTCAATTCACCTACCCAGGATTTTGTAGATGATTTTGAAAAGACCACCGCCGAAGTGGTAGACCCACGATTGGATTATTCTGTCGGCCGTGCCGGACAGACCTGGCTCAACGGTGAGCCATTTGACCCTACCTGGTCTTCCACCGGATATATCGTCAAAAAACATCTGCAGCCACTCTCCGAGGTGCCCAAAGGCACCAAAGGCGATGGCGGCCTCAACTATGTATTTATGCGCTATGCGGAGGTGTTGCTCATGAAAGCCGAGGCTTTGAATGAATCTGCATCTCCGGCACAAGCCCTTGTACCACTCAATGCAGTCCGCAAGCGGGCCCGGGAGAGCTATCTGTACGACGAAACATTAGCCGGGTTTGGGAGTGTGCCTGCGGGACTTTTACCAGATGTGGTTACTACAGATCGTTCTCAGGTAAGGGAGGCTATTCGACACGAGCGCAGGGTAGAACTGGGCCTGGAGTTTCACCGGTACTACGACCTGATGCGCTATGGCAAGAGTGTGGCCGAAGCGGCACTTTCAGATACAGATTTCAACTATGAAAGCAATCGATATTTCACCATACCGCTTTCAGAAACAGACATTAATCAATCAATTAATTAA
- a CDS encoding glycoside hydrolase family 130 protein — protein sequence MDITNRFSENPILTPKMVKPSTPSVGIECLLNPGVFRFQGKVWLLVRVAERPEQQEGTTTLPIYNQAGQLELMTFRNDDPKFDDSDKRVFEYDGAHYLSTLSHLRLLSSHDGIHFSEDPEYGPIFPLGEQETFGIEDCRVSQIGDTYYLTYTKVSPTGVGVGLITTTDWKHFDRKGMIFPAHNKDCALFEERIGGKYFALHRPSSPSIGGNYIWIAQSPDLEHWGHHQCIATTRAGYWDSARVGAGAAPIKTEAGWLEIYHGANENHRYCLGALLLDLQDPGRVLARSEEPIMEPVAGYEQTGFFGNVVFTNGHLVEGDTVTIYYGASDEVICGAQLSIKEVLKSLGR from the coding sequence ATGGATATAACAAACAGGTTCTCTGAGAATCCCATCCTGACACCTAAAATGGTGAAACCCAGCACTCCATCCGTAGGGATAGAGTGCTTGCTGAACCCCGGAGTATTCCGGTTTCAGGGTAAGGTGTGGCTTCTCGTGCGTGTGGCAGAGCGACCAGAACAGCAGGAGGGTACCACCACCTTGCCTATTTATAACCAGGCTGGTCAGTTGGAGTTGATGACCTTTAGAAATGACGATCCTAAGTTTGATGATAGTGACAAACGAGTATTTGAGTATGATGGAGCTCATTACCTATCCACCCTTTCACACCTAAGGCTTCTATCGAGTCATGATGGTATTCACTTCTCAGAGGATCCTGAATATGGACCCATTTTCCCGCTAGGTGAGCAGGAAACTTTCGGGATAGAAGATTGCCGGGTGTCGCAGATCGGTGATACCTACTATCTCACATATACCAAAGTATCACCTACAGGAGTTGGGGTGGGCCTTATTACTACCACGGACTGGAAACACTTTGACAGAAAGGGAATGATTTTCCCCGCTCATAATAAGGATTGTGCATTGTTCGAAGAGCGCATCGGGGGCAAATATTTCGCCTTGCACAGGCCAAGTAGCCCTAGTATAGGCGGCAATTACATCTGGATCGCTCAGTCCCCGGATCTCGAGCACTGGGGGCATCATCAGTGCATAGCGACCACTCGGGCGGGATACTGGGACAGTGCCCGGGTAGGAGCTGGCGCAGCACCCATTAAAACAGAAGCTGGCTGGCTGGAAATCTATCACGGAGCTAACGAGAACCATCGCTATTGTCTGGGGGCTCTATTGCTGGATCTCCAGGATCCTGGTCGGGTGTTGGCCAGGAGTGAAGAGCCCATTATGGAGCCGGTGGCCGGGTATGAGCAAACGGGCTTTTTTGGGAACGTGGTATTCACCAATGGCCACCTGGTGGAGGGTGATACGGTGACGATCTACTATGGTGCCAGTGATGAAGTGATTTGTGGCGCACAATTGTCAATTAAAGAAGTATTAAAATCATTGGGAAGGTAG
- a CDS encoding TonB-dependent receptor: MMKLYKQLFLMCLTFGVLQVSAQQRISGKVTDEQGLGVIGASVFVENTTYGTITDIEGNFAFSVPDSLSESNLMFSFIGYHTEKRPISGRSQINVQLSLDNKQLEEVIVVGYSTQTKGDVTGALNTVKGKDLNSLPVAGIDQALQGRAPGVNISQVTGAPGEGVSVRIRGIGSLNSSNDPLYVVDGVPTREVLSILSPQDIEEITILKDASAAALYGSRANNGVVLITTKKGSKDRSSITINSQVGVQMHGKLTEMTNRDQYVEMYNEAATNDNAFVSDDLFKRDLIPLDYAASQPDIDQMEAIFREALIQNYGITASGGNEKSQYMLSVTYFDQEGIIIGSDYDRLTGRINLNTEVKPWFTTGVNLNIARSHTSSIGSSGDGAGGNGGSIVRYAYFRTPAIPIYDEEGNYTDLPEYPSFFGDGYNPVGLANYADNKMTTDRYFGKVFGVLDLGDHLTLTTNFGFDSESGLRRRFDRNWGSNDRINNPNRLLVANTSAVTWTNNNVLQFKKSFGLHDFNALLGTEAIKSQGYFSNQTGRDFPDQDPNLTYLGNGQGTAAVSEGRYAYTLLSFFGKVDYDFDSRYQLSGSFRRDGSSRFASENKWGTFYAVSGGWNLHNEAFLSDVDFFSQLKLRVGYGEIGNQEIGNYAYSDQIQPNYNYPYTSAPSDGYSVTQLGNTEVKWESSRQYNAGVDFEINQGVLYGSLDYFHKLTTDMLVKEPNPPSAGYSDPAWVNNGEILNQGLELLVGVRKTMADFGYNFSGNVALLHNEVKSLDGFISGGAIGSGNYTTRTEVGQSIGSFYMLEMEGIFQNELDIATSAFQGNNIHPGDVKYKDQDGNNFIDENDRVHAGSPIPKVTAGLNLSVSYKNLDLIAFFQGAYGFDIYNVAFHDIEGFYRPFNLTKDYYDNRWTGEGTTNEYPRASWSGSNNNVRISTRFLRDGSYTRLKNLQLGYNFPQPITEKLKLNRLRVYVSAQNLLTITGYSGLDPEMTTSDNATGEGDLARGIDWGTYPTARSFNFGVNLSF, from the coding sequence ATGATGAAGCTATACAAACAACTCTTTTTGATGTGCCTGACCTTCGGGGTACTTCAGGTATCTGCCCAACAGCGGATATCCGGAAAGGTGACCGATGAGCAGGGACTTGGGGTGATTGGCGCCAGCGTTTTTGTGGAGAACACTACATACGGCACCATCACGGATATCGAAGGGAACTTTGCGTTCAGTGTACCTGATTCCTTGTCGGAATCAAACCTGATGTTCTCTTTTATCGGATACCATACCGAGAAGCGCCCCATCAGTGGCCGGTCGCAGATCAATGTGCAGCTATCACTGGACAATAAGCAACTGGAAGAGGTAATCGTAGTGGGTTACAGTACCCAGACCAAAGGTGATGTGACCGGGGCATTGAATACGGTAAAAGGGAAGGACCTCAATAGTCTACCGGTAGCCGGTATAGATCAGGCCTTGCAGGGGCGTGCTCCGGGTGTGAACATCTCACAGGTCACTGGAGCCCCTGGCGAAGGGGTATCCGTAAGGATCCGGGGAATTGGCTCACTCAATAGCAGCAATGATCCACTCTATGTGGTGGATGGAGTGCCTACACGTGAGGTGTTGAGTATCCTTTCACCCCAGGATATTGAAGAAATCACCATTCTCAAAGATGCTTCTGCTGCGGCATTGTATGGCTCCAGGGCCAACAATGGGGTCGTTTTGATTACCACAAAAAAGGGAAGCAAGGACAGATCCTCCATTACCATCAACTCTCAGGTAGGAGTGCAGATGCATGGGAAGCTTACAGAGATGACCAATCGGGATCAATACGTGGAAATGTACAATGAAGCCGCGACCAACGACAATGCGTTCGTTTCAGATGATCTGTTCAAAAGGGACCTGATCCCACTGGACTATGCCGCTTCACAGCCGGACATAGATCAAATGGAGGCCATTTTCCGGGAGGCCCTGATTCAGAACTATGGAATCACTGCCAGTGGCGGCAACGAGAAAAGTCAGTATATGCTGTCTGTCACCTACTTTGACCAGGAAGGTATCATTATAGGAAGTGACTATGATAGACTGACGGGTCGCATCAACCTGAACACAGAGGTGAAACCATGGTTTACGACCGGAGTTAACCTGAACATCGCACGCTCACACACGAGCAGCATTGGTAGTTCGGGAGATGGTGCGGGCGGCAACGGTGGCAGTATCGTACGGTATGCTTATTTCAGGACCCCGGCCATTCCCATATATGATGAAGAGGGCAACTACACAGATTTGCCGGAATATCCCAGCTTCTTCGGTGATGGTTACAACCCCGTAGGACTGGCCAACTATGCAGATAACAAGATGACCACCGATCGGTATTTCGGTAAAGTATTCGGCGTGTTGGATCTTGGAGATCACCTGACATTGACCACCAATTTTGGATTTGATTCCGAAAGTGGGCTCCGTAGGAGGTTTGATAGAAACTGGGGATCTAATGACCGGATTAACAATCCAAACAGGCTTTTGGTCGCGAATACCAGTGCGGTTACCTGGACCAACAATAACGTGCTGCAGTTTAAGAAATCTTTCGGACTGCATGACTTCAATGCACTACTGGGTACTGAAGCCATTAAATCCCAGGGCTATTTCTCCAATCAGACTGGCAGGGATTTCCCGGATCAGGATCCAAACCTTACTTACCTGGGTAACGGCCAGGGGACAGCAGCTGTCAGCGAGGGCCGATATGCTTATACGCTCCTTTCTTTCTTTGGCAAGGTGGACTATGATTTTGACAGCCGCTATCAGTTGAGCGGTTCCTTTCGCAGGGATGGTTCGTCACGGTTTGCCTCAGAAAACAAATGGGGAACGTTCTACGCCGTATCCGGTGGGTGGAATTTACACAACGAAGCATTTTTAAGTGATGTTGACTTCTTCAGCCAGCTCAAGCTGCGGGTGGGATATGGAGAAATTGGAAATCAGGAGATCGGCAATTACGCCTATTCAGATCAGATTCAGCCAAACTACAATTATCCTTATACATCAGCACCATCTGATGGGTACTCGGTCACCCAGCTGGGCAACACTGAGGTGAAGTGGGAGTCTAGCCGTCAGTACAACGCCGGGGTTGATTTTGAGATCAATCAGGGTGTGCTCTACGGCTCTCTGGACTACTTCCATAAGCTCACCACCGATATGCTGGTGAAAGAGCCCAATCCTCCTAGTGCCGGGTATTCAGACCCAGCCTGGGTGAATAATGGAGAAATCCTCAACCAGGGACTGGAACTGCTGGTGGGCGTCAGGAAAACGATGGCAGATTTTGGTTACAACTTTTCAGGTAATGTGGCCCTGCTGCACAATGAAGTAAAAAGCCTCGATGGATTTATCTCCGGAGGCGCCATCGGGTCGGGTAATTACACCACCCGGACCGAAGTAGGCCAGTCCATCGGATCGTTCTATATGCTGGAGATGGAAGGGATCTTCCAAAATGAGCTGGACATTGCCACCAGTGCCTTTCAGGGGAACAACATTCATCCCGGAGATGTCAAATACAAGGATCAGGATGGCAATAACTTTATAGATGAAAATGATCGGGTGCATGCTGGTAGCCCTATTCCAAAGGTGACGGCTGGGTTAAACCTGTCTGTGAGCTACAAAAACCTTGATCTGATAGCCTTCTTTCAGGGCGCCTATGGTTTTGATATCTACAATGTGGCCTTTCACGACATTGAAGGGTTCTACCGACCCTTTAACCTCACCAAGGACTATTATGACAACCGCTGGACAGGAGAGGGCACGACCAATGAGTACCCAAGGGCGTCATGGAGCGGGTCAAACAACAACGTACGGATTTCCACACGCTTTTTGCGTGATGGGTCTTACACCCGTCTGAAAAACCTACAGCTGGGCTACAATTTCCCTCAGCCTATCACCGAAAAGCTCAAGCTCAATCGCCTGAGGGTATATGTGTCTGCACAAAACCTACTGACCATCACAGGTTACTCTGGACTAGACCCTGAGATGACCACCAGTGACAATGCCACTGGTGAGGGCGATTTGGCCAGAGGGATTGACTGGGGCACATATCCTACGGCACGCTCATTCAATTTTGGAGTCAATCTATCTTTCTAA
- a CDS encoding LamG-like jellyroll fold domain-containing protein, which translates to MKTNIKHAMWLLTLAATSIFVACSDGDDPEVVVDKTELNATIQEATDLLANSQEGTAEGQFQLGAKAELQTAVDLAQQVSDSETVTQVQVDNANTALEQAIVTFEGKEVVAIEPDALVGHWTFDEGTGSSTTDYSGNERDGTLSAGHANWGAGTPEWVTDRYGNAAKALHFDKGANVEIPYATALNPQQMSITLWVKGDVVDPIWANNYMISMNRWNGYKFQLQEANKAFMTVKANVDGNPVYYDRDNESPTLDQDVWYHLAVTFGGGEMTFYINGTEVKKWDNTPGTAISIADAPVNLTIGQDLPTGTYSSDDTSPYYVDWGGYFKGTLDEIRIYNKVLSATQVGSIYDLEKPLD; encoded by the coding sequence ATGAAAACGAACATTAAACATGCGATGTGGCTGCTTACATTGGCCGCAACATCTATTTTCGTAGCTTGCTCTGATGGAGATGATCCGGAGGTAGTGGTGGATAAGACAGAACTCAATGCTACCATACAGGAGGCGACTGATTTGCTGGCGAACTCTCAGGAGGGTACAGCAGAGGGGCAGTTTCAGCTTGGCGCCAAAGCCGAGTTGCAAACGGCTGTAGATTTGGCTCAGCAGGTTTCGGATAGTGAGACTGTTACCCAGGTGCAGGTAGACAATGCCAACACCGCTTTGGAGCAGGCCATTGTTACCTTTGAAGGCAAAGAAGTGGTGGCCATTGAGCCTGATGCACTGGTAGGACACTGGACATTCGACGAGGGCACTGGCTCTTCCACTACAGACTATTCAGGAAATGAGCGGGATGGAACACTATCTGCAGGTCATGCCAACTGGGGAGCAGGTACGCCTGAATGGGTGACTGACCGATACGGCAATGCGGCCAAGGCACTACACTTTGATAAAGGTGCGAACGTAGAGATTCCTTACGCCACAGCGCTCAATCCTCAGCAAATGAGTATCACTTTGTGGGTAAAAGGTGATGTAGTAGATCCTATATGGGCCAATAACTACATGATCTCAATGAACAGATGGAATGGTTACAAATTCCAGTTGCAGGAAGCCAATAAGGCATTCATGACTGTGAAAGCCAATGTTGACGGCAACCCGGTTTACTACGACAGAGACAATGAGTCTCCAACCCTTGATCAGGATGTTTGGTATCATTTGGCTGTAACTTTTGGTGGTGGCGAGATGACCTTCTACATCAATGGTACGGAAGTGAAGAAGTGGGATAATACGCCTGGCACGGCCATTTCCATTGCTGATGCACCGGTTAATCTGACCATCGGACAGGATTTGCCTACTGGCACTTATTCTTCAGATGACACCAGTCCATATTACGTAGATTGGGGTGGATACTTTAAAGGTACGCTGGATGAAATCCGTATTTACAATAAAGTACTTTCTGCCACTCAGGTGGGTTCTATTTATGACCTGGAAAAACCATTAGACTAA
- a CDS encoding MFS transporter, giving the protein MKGLFKILEKPVREFAFFKEQPKAMRVLLSTNMIYAFVLPVIEIFVGAYIMRSSDDPKIVALYQLTVYTGIPFTFLVNGYLLRWFRISNLYSFGMLLSGISMFLMMGLETLSFTGVGAAGFLMGASFGFFWANRDYLALGTTKDQNRNYYYGLETFFYTLTAIIVPLLVGWFLGAANRNGWFGGSMSVSYQMVTVVVVILTILASVVVHRDRFKNPEQNRFLYFRFDKLWNKLMGLAGLKGMVQGYLVTAPAILIMRLVGDEGSLGLIQGVSGAFTAIMLYLIGRMTKPKHRIAILSAGLIIFTFGTLVNGLMFSSVGVMVFVLCKVLFQPLHDIAYFPIQMRVIDVVSAREKRNEFAYIFNHEFGLYLGRFFGLGLFIVLATYVSETFALKYSLIVVALLQLLSIPLAKHITKQADLYEQSEVKTEVQEEIPLAVAIK; this is encoded by the coding sequence ATGAAAGGGTTATTTAAGATATTAGAAAAGCCGGTACGGGAGTTTGCGTTCTTCAAAGAGCAACCTAAAGCGATGCGGGTATTACTCTCCACCAACATGATCTATGCGTTCGTGTTGCCGGTAATAGAGATTTTTGTGGGTGCTTACATCATGCGCAGTTCGGATGATCCAAAAATTGTAGCCCTCTATCAGCTCACCGTTTACACCGGTATCCCGTTTACCTTTCTGGTGAATGGATATTTGCTCAGATGGTTTCGCATTAGCAACCTCTATAGCTTCGGTATGCTCCTGAGCGGGATATCCATGTTTCTCATGATGGGATTGGAGACCCTATCCTTTACAGGAGTCGGCGCTGCGGGTTTTTTGATGGGTGCTTCTTTTGGGTTTTTCTGGGCCAATAGAGATTACCTGGCTTTGGGAACCACCAAAGATCAAAACAGAAATTACTACTATGGATTGGAGACGTTTTTTTATACGCTCACGGCCATTATAGTCCCGCTGCTGGTGGGTTGGTTTCTGGGAGCCGCCAATCGAAATGGCTGGTTTGGGGGCAGCATGTCTGTCAGCTATCAGATGGTAACCGTCGTGGTGGTCATACTTACCATTCTGGCCAGTGTGGTTGTCCATAGGGATCGGTTTAAGAACCCCGAGCAAAATAGGTTTTTGTATTTCAGGTTTGATAAACTCTGGAATAAGCTCATGGGACTTGCGGGTCTCAAAGGGATGGTGCAGGGATACCTGGTGACCGCACCGGCCATTCTCATCATGAGGCTAGTGGGCGATGAAGGTTCGTTGGGTTTGATTCAGGGAGTGAGCGGGGCCTTCACGGCCATCATGCTCTATCTCATTGGGAGGATGACCAAACCGAAGCACAGGATTGCCATCCTCTCTGCCGGACTGATCATATTTACTTTTGGTACACTGGTGAACGGCTTGATGTTTTCTTCCGTGGGGGTGATGGTTTTTGTGCTTTGCAAAGTGCTTTTTCAGCCCCTGCATGACATTGCTTACTTCCCCATCCAGATGCGAGTGATTGACGTGGTGTCGGCACGTGAAAAACGAAATGAATTCGCTTATATCTTCAACCATGAATTTGGGCTTTACCTCGGACGCTTTTTTGGATTGGGGTTGTTTATTGTCCTGGCCACCTATGTGTCTGAGACCTTTGCGCTGAAGTATTCACTGATCGTGGTGGCACTGCTGCAATTGCTGTCTATCCCGCTGGCCAAACACATCACAAAGCAGGCGGATTTATATGAGCAATCTGAAGTGAAGACCGAAGTACAAGAAGAAATTCCATTGGCAGTAGCGATAAAATAA